The stretch of DNA CTTTCTGAGCCGCAGGGTCATCCATTGTAAAATGGGAGGGACAGCACCCCTCGATGTAGGAGTTTGGTGATGAGTGAGCACATTCAGAATTGCGGAGTGTTTGCCACTGCACCTGCCACACTAGTGGCTACTCCGTAAATGTGAGTTGTTATGATTAATGTGTGGAAAGCCCTCAGCATGGTAAAAAATGAGTATTCAATAAATGGTGGTTGTTATTCTTACAAGGTACATGCTCCTCGGAGAATTTCATGCACATTTATCTCcttgaaagcaataaaaatgaaggtaTTCGAGAAGAATCTTGTCCTTAAGTAAATGTCAGTCATAGCTGGGAGAAGCCATGGCTCTCTTGTCCCTGCAGGCTACCCAGAACCTCCACCTGCCCTGCCTATGTCCAGGCTCTCCTCTGCTTGCTGAAGGGACCTACCCTTAACTCAGCCATCCACTCTCTCAGCACATGCTCACTAAGCACCTACAGGCAGCCCAGAGGAGGGCTGGAAGCCCAAGCACAGAATGTAAAAGCTCCTGCTGCATCCCCTCTAGTTACACAGCAGTGGGCAATACTCACTAAGTAAGTGTACACGCGATGGTTGTTTAATGGGATGTGGCAGTAAAAATTCCTTGTGATACCATTTCATGGccatttccacttcctcctaCCTCCCTGGCAAGTTATCAATATGCTGTctattaaaattctgttttaatttcaaGAAGGTTGTGCAAATGGAATCATGCAAAGCGAGTTTTGGAGACAGCCTTGCTTTTCCTTCTCCACCCGAGTGATGTATgccaaaattttcttcttttttattgctgaatagTATTTCATGTGTTGGAGGTAGCAAAGATGGTGTGATCTGCCATTAGGAATGTGGCTAAGGAAGAAGTCATTGCGAAGGCTCCTTAAGGACGTGCTATTTAAGGTGGTTGTTTACGAATGAAGAGCAGATGGCTGGGTGGCAATCGCAGGAAAAGGAAGTGATCTAGGTAGACAGGGATTTTTTCTTTAAGGACCTGTACCCCCAAGGGCACCCCATTCACTACGGGAACTGAGAGAAGGCAACATGGCAAGTTGATTGCTAGACACTCTTACTCAAAGGAAACTCAACGAAGAGGTTAGAACTTGGTGACTGTGGTTTCTCCCTTTTCAGGTACTTCTTGGCTGCTTATAAAGGTTGTCTGGTCTCCACGCTGACCCCAAAGATGCAGTGACCATGGTTCTCAGTTGAACACCTCCAGAAAAACCTGCAGAAGTGACCCACTGCCCACATGTGAACTTCAGCCGAGACTCCACAACAGAGCCCAGCCCTCTAAGTCTCTCCGATGCCTCGATTCTGCCCTACTCATACCCTGCTGGGTTCAGTGAGGGTATTTGAGAAGTTAAGCTTCTCTCACTGAAACACAGGGAAGcaacatggaagaaaataatgGTCCCAATGGAGAAATTTCTGATTGACGTACGTGGGGAAGCTCCCTTAGGGACATCGTGTACCATGTAAGCAGCAGAGCCCCGGGTCATCGCCTACTCTTTATATTTACATGCGATGGCAATAAGATGTGTTTAAGGCTCCCATAGCCTTGCACCGCAATTCAATGCTCTGGGAAAAGCAGCCATCTGGTCTAGACACAGCAGGTTCATTTCAGAATTCACACATTCCAAGTGTGGCGCTATCCCCCAAATGGTACTTCTGTTGTCTTTTTTGGTTCAAGACAGCGAGCGTCTTCTAGGTTCAGAACTTTTTCTTGGAATCCACTGACAGGCAAGCCCATCAGTTCTCTTGGTAGGTCAGATGCTTCATAATTAGCCTAGCTCACGGATTATCTGCTCAGTGATTATGACTACTGTGACATAATATTTCAACCGCAGGGGAAGCATTCCAGACAGCTTCTAAGTCACACAGTCAGGCTGGGAATGGCCGGCGGGGCTTCCTGCATCAAGAGGAGCGGACCACTATACCCTGCTTGGCTCTTCTCCTTGTCTCCATCTTTAGATACTGCTCTAAAGACCTAAGGGAGATGTGCCCAGGACAAGTGTGTGGTTCTCCTCTCTCTCACTGAGGCTCGATGGCCCAGCAAAGTATGAAAGTGCGGCCTGTGCTCCTAAAGCGAAGCAGTCTCGAGTCTGTGGAGCTTGTAAAACAACCACACCACCGCAGGAGCAAATCACAGCAAGTGCGATTCAAGGAAGATGGGAACACTAAAAGCCCCACTGGCGTGACGGAGGTTGATACCCAAACGCCTGAAGACCCGGGTCTAATGGGGAAGACGCAAGCTTCCCGGCATCATCATCCCGCAACCTACTCGCTGTCCTTCCCCAGGTCCCACAAGGCAGGAGGCTTTCGCAGCATCTCTATCCAGACCTCCCCCAGTCTTAGAAAGCACTTCCCagttttcaaaaggaagaaactcaCGTCTAGCAAGTCCCTGGTGGAAATGCCGACAGCATCCCCAAGCTCCATCCAGGTCAACGGCAACCTCTCTGAACAGGATGttgtgtcctctgaccttgccTTCCTGAGGCTGGCTCAGCATCTTGAGGATGGGCCCCGAAGACTCAAAATGCCCCACCCGTTTCTCCCTAGGATGTCCAAGGTGCAAAGCAATGGGCCCGTTAGCTTCTGCTTGGAATCTGGGACTTGGAGGTCCTCAGAGAAGGCAACAGCTGCCATTCAGGTTCCAGAGGATATTTGTCACAGTCCAACCTGGGAAGCTCGAGAGGCTACTTTCAGCTCAGAAAGCCCAGCTGCAGAAAGCAAGTCCATACCCACTTTGGTCACCATGTGTCCAGGGGATGGGCAAAGAGAGCTGACATCAGACCCGGAAAGAATCCCCTCCTGCTTAAACGCCAACAGAAGTGCCAACAACACCCCAGGCACAGAAAAACTCACACCTGAATCGCTTTTGCCCAAAGATCACCCTGACAACAAAGACCTTGGCCTTCTGTCATCTCAGTCAAAGAAGATGTGTGCTCCTTCACCATCACGGACTCATGGCTCCTCTGAGCCAGGCTCTCATAGCCAGCCCGCCCACTTAGGAAGAGCCTCAGATTGCACAGCACTGACTGACAATCACCAGGACCTGGAGCCACTCAAAAGTAGCAGTGCGTCCAAGCCTGTCCCTGTGTGTTGGGAGCATGTGACAAAGCTTCCCAGCCAGTCAGATAGTCCGGAGCTTCAGACTGGTCTTGGAAGTGAGCATCTCCCGTCCTCACTTCCGAGGCATGAGGACAAGCGTCAGAGCAACAGGGAGCTCGGTGGTAGTAATCACAGTCACCTGGCACAGGGGGAACTCTGTGACCTCCAAGGCCGGCTGCAATCCGTGGAGGAATCGCTGCACTCAAACCAAGAGAAAATTAAAGTCCTATTGAATGTGATTCAAGATTTGGAGAAAGCTCGCGCTCTCACGGAAGGGTAAGGTGAATTTCTTTCTATTGAA from Microtus ochrogaster isolate Prairie Vole_2 chromosome 7, MicOch1.0, whole genome shotgun sequence encodes:
- the Insyn2b gene encoding protein INSYN2B; protein product: MAQQSMKVRPVLLKRSSLESVELVKQPHHRRSKSQQVRFKEDGNTKSPTGVTEVDTQTPEDPGLMGKTQASRHHHPATYSLSFPRSHKAGGFRSISIQTSPSLRKHFPVFKRKKLTSSKSLVEMPTASPSSIQVNGNLSEQDVVSSDLAFLRLAQHLEDGPRRLKMPHPFLPRMSKVQSNGPVSFCLESGTWRSSEKATAAIQVPEDICHSPTWEAREATFSSESPAAESKSIPTLVTMCPGDGQRELTSDPERIPSCLNANRSANNTPGTEKLTPESLLPKDHPDNKDLGLLSSQSKKMCAPSPSRTHGSSEPGSHSQPAHLGRASDCTALTDNHQDLEPLKSSSASKPVPVCWEHVTKLPSQSDSPELQTGLGSEHLPSSLPRHEDKRQSNRELGGSNHSHLAQGELCDLQGRLQSVEESLHSNQEKIKVLLNVIQDLEKARALTEGRNFYRTGQDLNNCSTCQNTACIIYSVEYDFRQQEGRFHEILQSLEEAEPAEEAPSPPKSPAEAPVPEKQDLRRKSKKVKKKCFWWI